A genomic window from Methanobrevibacter boviskoreani JH1 includes:
- a CDS encoding glycosyltransferase: MDKDRDIVVADRDMNNKGIDVDDDVSKGTNSINDDDLVSADGDVDNGASGINDNDTVNMDGTDDDVIYQIANNEISSLNNANKTDDLAITVYNGNNGLVTEKQHERIPTVYVVSKSNIAIDNIKKTVNSEHYIFLGVSDNSEEALYFIEENTPDIVFLSLDIYGKLNGEELGKLINKLDIPIIYIFNLDDDLGYSIFIETNYGFVFEDYSPEEIKFVIKVALKKHESNVKSVINVKSKMTEKNVELGIEKLYSTLLLVLSVILIADGIISRNVTFLQWIIFIPSVMMIFLAIVSLFKMTEPTPYEIPPFVSVIIPAHNEQYTIESTVRSIGGMDYNYKGKSNFEIIVVNDGSEDKTGEILSDLKKEIPNLRIITRRPPKAGKGKGFVLNDALSLANGSVVGVFDADTQVHPDFLEKLMPYLNDPKIQGVQSRVRMYNRDTNFLTNMQDVEFAGFGNILRAKDNLKFNGFLGGNGQFVKKDAIIKSGKWDGFAVTEDLNLSVKILINGGEIRYCPEVAVYQEAVDNWGDFMRQRVRWAMGNFETLFVYFSRILTCKLPLFKKIGIISHISNYAFNLFIFVGFIIFIVNIIAWFILHIPTVIRMEAPLIIGFISAIGFFPGITIALLRDDKKFKRFIIDLVEYWLYCFHLIPLFFKTMWVMITRVERRWTKTSHKGMEDEEEDN, encoded by the coding sequence TTGGATAAAGATAGGGATATTGTTGTTGCAGACAGGGATATGAACAATAAAGGTATTGATGTCGATGATGATGTTAGTAAGGGTACTAACAGTATAAATGATGATGATCTTGTTAGTGCAGATGGGGATGTTGATAATGGTGCTAGTGGTATAAATGATAATGATACAGTTAATATGGATGGTACTGATGATGATGTTATTTATCAAATAGCTAATAATGAAATCTCATCATTAAATAATGCAAATAAGACAGATGATTTGGCTATAACTGTCTATAATGGTAATAATGGTTTAGTTACTGAAAAACAGCATGAAAGGATTCCAACTGTATATGTTGTTTCTAAAAGTAATATAGCTATTGATAATATTAAAAAAACGGTAAATTCTGAACATTATATCTTCTTAGGCGTTTCTGATAATAGTGAGGAGGCCCTTTACTTTATTGAAGAAAACACTCCGGATATCGTATTTTTGAGTTTAGATATCTATGGTAAATTAAATGGTGAAGAGTTAGGTAAACTTATCAATAAATTGGATATACCCATAATCTATATCTTTAATTTAGATGATGATCTAGGTTACAGTATTTTTATAGAAACGAATTATGGTTTTGTCTTTGAAGATTATTCTCCTGAAGAGATTAAATTTGTTATTAAAGTTGCCCTTAAAAAACATGAATCTAATGTTAAATCTGTAATTAATGTTAAATCTAAGATGACCGAGAAGAATGTGGAATTGGGGATTGAAAAACTATATTCCACTTTGCTTCTAGTGCTTTCTGTAATCCTTATTGCAGATGGTATTATATCCCGTAATGTAACATTCCTTCAATGGATTATATTTATCCCTTCTGTGATGATGATATTTTTAGCAATTGTGAGTCTATTTAAAATGACTGAGCCAACTCCATATGAGATACCTCCTTTTGTTTCCGTTATTATTCCGGCACATAACGAACAATACACTATCGAATCAACTGTTAGAAGCATTGGAGGCATGGATTATAATTATAAAGGTAAATCTAACTTTGAGATTATTGTTGTAAATGACGGTTCTGAGGATAAAACCGGTGAAATCTTATCTGATCTTAAGAAGGAAATCCCTAATTTGAGAATAATTACTCGTAGACCACCTAAAGCAGGTAAAGGTAAAGGGTTTGTACTTAACGATGCCCTTTCATTGGCTAATGGATCTGTTGTAGGGGTATTTGATGCAGATACCCAGGTACATCCCGATTTTTTAGAGAAATTGATGCCATATCTAAACGATCCTAAGATACAGGGTGTTCAGTCACGTGTAAGGATGTATAATAGAGATACGAATTTCCTAACTAATATGCAGGATGTGGAATTTGCAGGTTTTGGAAATATACTTAGGGCTAAGGACAATCTTAAGTTTAACGGGTTTCTTGGTGGAAATGGTCAGTTTGTTAAAAAAGATGCTATTATTAAATCTGGAAAATGGGACGGATTTGCTGTTACTGAGGATTTAAATTTAAGTGTTAAGATATTGATTAATGGTGGTGAGATTAGATATTGTCCGGAAGTTGCTGTTTATCAGGAGGCTGTCGATAATTGGGGTGACTTCATGAGACAAAGGGTTCGCTGGGCTATGGGTAATTTTGAAACATTGTTTGTGTATTTTTCAAGAATTCTTACCTGTAAATTACCTCTCTTTAAAAAAATAGGTATCATTTCACATATCAGTAATTATGCATTTAATTTATTCATTTTCGTTGGTTTTATTATATTTATCGTAAATATAATTGCATGGTTTATACTACATATTCCGACTGTAATACGTATGGAGGCACCTTTGATAATCGGTTTTATCTCAGCTATCGGATTTTTCCCGGGAATAACCATTGCACTTTTACGTGATGATAAGAAATTTAAAAGATTTATTATAGACTTGGTTGAATATTGGCTTTATTGTTTCCACCTGATTCCATTGTTCTTTAAAACAATGTGGGTTATGATTACAAGGGTTGAGAGAAGATGGACTAAAACCTCTCATAAAGGTATGGAAGATGAGGAAGAAGATAATTAA
- a CDS encoding response regulator, producing the protein MKNTILIVEDESITALDLKFTLEELGYDVVGIADNGKDAINLAAELSPDLTIMDIHLKGEMTGIDVSKRLSELNLPCIFLTAYSDDNTFNEVLESSSYGFITKPFNKRTIGLNVDFAIKRSKVDAEKLNMAQGFVKGK; encoded by the coding sequence ATGAAAAATACTATATTGATTGTAGAAGATGAGTCAATTACGGCACTGGATTTAAAATTTACATTGGAAGAGTTGGGTTATGATGTTGTAGGCATAGCTGATAATGGTAAAGATGCAATTAATCTTGCAGCGGAATTATCACCAGATTTAACTATTATGGATATTCATCTAAAAGGTGAGATGACTGGTATTGATGTTTCCAAAAGGCTTTCAGAACTTAATTTGCCTTGTATTTTTCTAACTGCATACTCTGATGATAATACTTTTAATGAAGTCTTGGAAAGCTCTTCCTATGGCTTTATTACAAAACCCTTTAATAAACGTACGATTGGTCTAAATGTTGACTTTGCAATTAAACGTTCTAAAGTTGATGCTGAAAAACTTAATATGGCTCAGGGTTTTGTAAAAGGTAAATAA